From the genome of Pelobacter propionicus DSM 2379, one region includes:
- a CDS encoding contractile injection system tape measure protein gives MTAAHMVENALFQVSFPSEEAAFEQQEELRSFASGLALEIVDEVFTRLAPPAGVLRIDRLDIDLGSIGSDGWSEAAGERLRERLEAALRENLLHGGEARAGCRVIPPGEHGRERLEYFLATGCIPWNADLADGRTMEELTEQLLSCDATSLRRLLGDRLRQERTVARIVRQFGEHVAADLARMLAPGQTIWSRSLRELFSTALASLPSTVERRDVWETILLSLLDQREQSDVPVTDMRTGTGHLPDHDDSATRGSLRTRLEEALTTGHAEVIKDDWQELLRNRPALLRKLLRRKGADGDALRRIAEGFPPAMLRDLVRLLEPLESAFVEEIAASPELFRRACEQRPEETSTTRARLWEFTLAYLLVERGGQFNRRAYLERLVRRMAARCSIRFTDLLDALATILGEAEAPGMLKRQMLEFLLELGGKDGVKSSPAADAVRDEAISRARLLGELLNRAIVRGEPDTLAEVWEELAGDFPALVIEILGRRGRESAARRRMAEQFPETVLRGMAGILEPRESGFIVELTARGELFRRATAEPEGSERMYRSRLWEFTLAYLLCERGGRFNRRAYLEGVVRGMAARSNSGYIPLLVSLTALLEASPKPGRLKHEMFSLLGELAREAGAGRPPGEQRREERGEAPEEALIRLRLREAFASGSAVGLESFWRATLHEHPGLILETLAEFCGRGESLRKMAEGFPEPLLEELVRMLEPREGGFVRGITGQPELFRRAADGRTESAKTLKSGLWQVTLAYLLVERGSRFNKLAYLESLVRAMAARGNRAYLELLDSLAMALEEARETGTPHAELRSILHQLRLKSAPRQPEKRRDSGRRARDSREPERKNGETRTVPEAVIRELIRHRPQLCRTMVKALATRRGYSERIIDLFPARLLLPLCSLSRGKDWRRVLLCTELATEILLTAVVAESGRLHGLARRFLFSHLFGRRSGLPLDEYVDALIRHLAEQTGRSYDRGFRELLLRQRREGLPPLRRRVERQILAIIAGKGGAVPAPPDSTAKPLHGMREQAALTRTARLPLPVTDADDGSAPPSRAHQPQVAGESRGEGGSRRKQRQDEEASPTSVIAPGRKTVEAEPGVKGEQDEFREDLYVVNAGQVLAAPYLTRLFSMLGLLEGKGFRDRDAAERGIHLLQFMVHGDSGAPEYLLALNKLLCGVPTGEPIGREVRLEPAEEECVEGLLHAMIATWSAIGSTSLAGLRESFLQREGRLRLKDDAWSLLVAPRPFDMLLDRIPWGFSTIRHPWMGRALYVEWR, from the coding sequence ATGACCGCTGCCCACATGGTGGAAAACGCCCTGTTCCAGGTCTCGTTCCCTTCGGAGGAGGCGGCATTCGAGCAGCAGGAGGAGCTGCGCTCCTTCGCTTCCGGCCTGGCGCTGGAGATCGTGGACGAGGTTTTCACCAGACTCGCCCCTCCCGCCGGGGTGCTGCGCATCGACCGCCTGGACATCGATCTGGGAAGCATCGGGAGTGACGGCTGGAGCGAAGCCGCCGGCGAGCGTCTCCGGGAGAGACTCGAAGCGGCACTGCGGGAGAACCTGCTGCACGGCGGAGAGGCACGTGCGGGGTGCAGGGTCATCCCCCCCGGGGAACATGGACGGGAACGGCTGGAGTATTTCCTGGCCACCGGCTGCATACCCTGGAACGCTGACCTGGCCGACGGGCGGACCATGGAGGAGCTGACAGAGCAGCTCCTCTCCTGCGACGCCACCAGCCTGCGCCGCCTCCTGGGGGACAGGCTCCGCCAAGAGCGGACAGTAGCCAGAATCGTCCGCCAATTCGGGGAGCATGTCGCGGCAGACCTGGCACGCATGCTGGCACCGGGACAGACCATCTGGAGCCGTTCGCTGCGAGAGCTGTTCTCCACCGCACTGGCCTCCCTCCCCTCCACCGTGGAGCGCCGGGACGTATGGGAAACAATCCTGCTCAGCCTGCTGGATCAGCGGGAACAGAGCGACGTTCCGGTGACAGACATGCGGACCGGGACAGGGCATCTCCCCGACCATGACGATTCCGCGACCCGAGGGTCTCTCCGTACGCGCCTCGAAGAGGCGCTGACAACAGGACACGCGGAGGTAATCAAGGACGACTGGCAGGAGCTGCTGCGCAACCGGCCGGCCCTGCTGCGGAAACTGCTCCGGCGGAAGGGTGCGGACGGGGACGCGCTGCGACGGATCGCCGAAGGCTTTCCCCCGGCCATGCTGCGGGATCTGGTGCGCCTGCTGGAACCACTGGAGAGCGCTTTCGTGGAGGAAATCGCGGCCAGTCCCGAACTCTTCCGACGGGCGTGCGAACAGAGACCGGAAGAGACCTCAACCACGCGGGCCAGACTCTGGGAGTTCACCCTGGCCTATCTGCTGGTGGAACGGGGGGGACAGTTTAACCGGCGGGCCTACCTGGAACGCCTGGTTCGCCGGATGGCGGCCCGCTGTTCGATCCGTTTCACCGATCTCCTGGATGCGCTGGCAACAATCCTGGGAGAGGCGGAGGCTCCGGGCATGCTGAAGCGACAGATGCTGGAGTTCCTGCTGGAGCTGGGGGGCAAAGACGGAGTGAAGAGCTCCCCGGCAGCTGACGCCGTCCGGGACGAAGCCATCTCCCGGGCCCGCCTGCTGGGGGAGCTGCTGAACCGGGCCATCGTTCGGGGAGAACCAGACACCCTGGCCGAAGTGTGGGAGGAACTGGCAGGGGACTTCCCCGCACTGGTGATCGAAATCCTGGGGCGCCGCGGCAGGGAATCAGCCGCGCGGCGAAGGATGGCCGAGCAGTTTCCTGAAACGGTTCTGCGGGGGATGGCCGGGATTCTGGAACCGCGGGAGAGCGGATTCATCGTAGAACTGACCGCCAGGGGGGAACTGTTCCGACGCGCTACGGCGGAACCTGAGGGAAGCGAACGGATGTACAGGAGCCGGCTCTGGGAGTTCACCCTGGCCTACCTGCTCTGTGAACGGGGGGGAAGATTCAACCGCAGGGCCTACCTGGAAGGCGTGGTCAGAGGCATGGCGGCACGGAGCAACAGCGGCTACATTCCCCTGCTGGTCTCCCTGACCGCCCTTCTGGAAGCATCGCCGAAGCCCGGCAGACTGAAGCATGAGATGTTCTCCCTGCTGGGGGAACTGGCCCGGGAAGCCGGCGCTGGCCGCCCCCCCGGGGAGCAGCGACGGGAAGAGCGTGGAGAGGCGCCGGAAGAGGCGCTGATCCGGCTGCGTCTCCGGGAGGCGTTCGCCAGCGGTTCCGCCGTTGGCCTGGAGAGCTTCTGGCGCGCCACGCTGCACGAACACCCCGGCCTGATCCTGGAAACGCTCGCCGAATTCTGCGGCCGGGGCGAGAGTTTACGGAAGATGGCCGAAGGGTTTCCCGAACCGCTTCTGGAAGAGCTGGTGCGGATGCTGGAGCCGCGGGAGGGAGGGTTCGTCCGCGGAATCACCGGACAGCCGGAACTCTTCCGGCGGGCAGCCGACGGCAGGACGGAATCCGCGAAAACCCTGAAAAGTGGCCTGTGGCAGGTCACCCTGGCCTATCTGCTGGTGGAACGGGGAAGCCGGTTCAACAAGCTGGCATACCTGGAGAGCCTGGTCCGCGCCATGGCGGCCCGGGGAAACCGGGCCTACCTCGAACTGCTCGACTCCCTGGCCATGGCGCTGGAAGAGGCCCGTGAAACAGGAACACCGCACGCGGAGTTGCGGAGTATCCTGCACCAGCTGCGACTGAAGAGTGCTCCCCGGCAGCCTGAGAAGCGGCGGGACTCCGGACGCCGGGCGCGGGATTCCCGTGAGCCCGAACGGAAAAACGGAGAGACACGTACGGTTCCGGAAGCGGTGATCAGGGAGCTGATCCGGCACAGGCCGCAGCTCTGCCGAACCATGGTGAAGGCGCTGGCGACTCGCCGGGGATACTCCGAACGGATCATCGACCTTTTTCCTGCACGGCTGCTGCTCCCCCTCTGCTCCCTCTCCCGGGGAAAGGACTGGCGGCGGGTGCTGCTCTGCACGGAACTGGCAACGGAGATCCTGCTCACCGCCGTCGTCGCGGAGAGCGGCCGGCTCCACGGCCTGGCCCGCCGCTTCCTGTTCAGCCATCTCTTCGGCAGAAGGAGCGGGTTGCCGCTGGACGAGTACGTCGATGCGCTCATCCGTCACCTGGCCGAGCAGACCGGCCGGAGCTACGACCGAGGGTTCCGGGAGCTCCTGCTTCGGCAGCGACGCGAAGGGCTGCCGCCGCTGCGCCGGCGGGTGGAGCGGCAGATCCTGGCGATCATCGCGGGAAAGGGGGGGGCAGTGCCAGCCCCCCCTGATTCGACGGCTAAACCGCTCCATGGCATGCGGGAGCAGGCTGCGCTCACGCGGACGGCCCGGCTTCCGCTCCCCGTTACGGATGCCGACGACGGTTCCGCGCCCCCCAGTCGGGCTCACCAGCCTCAGGTCGCGGGAGAATCCCGGGGAGAGGGGGGGTCCCGACGGAAGCAGAGGCAGGACGAAGAGGCCTCCCCCACTTCCGTCATAGCCCCGGGGAGGAAAACGGTGGAAGCAGAGCCTGGTGTCAAGGGGGAACAGGACGAGTTCCGGGAGGATCTGTACGTCGTCAATGCAGGCCAGGTACTGGCGGCGCCCTACCTGACCCGCCTCTTCTCCATGCTGGGGCTGCTGGAGGGGAAGGGGTTCCGGGACCGGGATGCGGCGGAACGAGGGATCCATCTGCTGCAGTTCATGGTACACGGAGACAGCGGCGCGCCGGAATACCTGCTAGCGCTGAACAAGTTGCTCTGCGGGGTTCCCACCGGAGAGCCCATAGGCCGGGAGGTCAGGCTTGAACCGGCCGAGGAGGAGTGCGTCGAGGGATTGCTGCACGCCATGATCGCCACCTGGTCCGCCATCGGCTCCACCTCGCTGGCGGGGCTCAGGGAATCGTTCCTCCAGCGGGAGGGGAGGCTGCGGCTGAAGGACGACGCCTGGAGCCTGCTGGTGGCCCCCCGTCCCTTCGACATGCTGCTGGACCGCATCCCCTGGGGCTTCTCGACCATACGGCACCCCTGGATGGGGCGGGCACTGTACGTGGAGTGGCGATGA
- a CDS encoding baseplate J/gp47 family protein has protein sequence MTQRTRLNICDGTERDDRFPPPLGEGYFLPDEISFETALAQSAEFAAMLGFHTLENRTEGNWAELFMNDEAVIMARLLSIDLKKIEAEFMTLLRRSPDCLNPALYLCRLAWDLDHWFRRLNDREGVAEQSLSLSIEAAVRNRLAAELHGIGEIIRRLEQGGERYTSGFARFHPIWGVGASGAGMFPRAPVRGAESPEQCRRFVTSAFDSFASGLSFLQAAARHHLERSLGSRRHNPAMALFIAFLHLMGTARQKANDFTRRHLDFYYNDLLRSASRAAAPDHAHLLFQASGHSGAFIPRGTPFPAGRDDKGNQAVYRADNDLAVVAARVTSLRTLYFERDPLISPERELGYVTRILAGDPLGDASGRHANGPPRHVFGAPDGEIGPLTSEEAELGFAVASPLLLLGEGRREIRVRIRFSRGGEGRDSVSAVLQRLREARCQSEFCGAFGALFGQYLFGGDELLSGADKLEIIRHAASFMPGESANLVRDLLSQDRIDLFFRLTARIFTVDLTAESGWHDVPRLFVSPLTDPPGKTESGLDCSFCLDHDAPPIVSYDRTLHGGGFQTALPLARFRIRSTANLCPYSLLVGHCIRDIAIETRVSGVRELMAYNQHGRLDPSQPFLPFGPSPAVNSYFAITAPELSVKPLTSLELNLEWSDLPTLEGGFRLHYQGYETRYDNASFKAEMSVLRDGRWRPDRQETRSSTVLFDHAGEGERISPRKTIAVDVIRHLKPTEFRPGTTEPRFDLKARNGFVKLTLTEPEAAFGHREHPLVMTRVLTENARRKRVRKTQPLPAPPYTPQISSLSLDYTARSVIHPGGEGAQESAGLGEKLFHLHPFGVETVYPSAPKAGLSLLPSYGGDGNLFIGISAERISGTLTLFFQMREDSNHAVTRRSSPLTWHVMSSNRWHPLENVRVVSDSTGGFQSSGIITLDLPEGLTSEQCVMPDGLFWLRVSSDGAPDSFCSLYAVHTNALRVTRQMDGEEGATVSAPLPAGSITSPGMSIPGLGATLQPAAGFGGRERENRTEQVIRLSERLRHKNRAVLPWDYERLVLEHFPAVFKVKCFGALGSERGWAPHPGRVLVVVVPRGESSGDTPNPSPMLNAAELNRIGEFLRQHSPPFASIEVRNPAYERIHVRCSVKLTPAAEARRGHYLKELNRAITEYLSPWSGVGCRARFGWRIRREDIEAYLMKQEYVECIAAFSLLRTSEDEQRNHGLSDTARPPRGEGGYPLPGGDPATRDLLEPLRPWSLAIPADRHLVETMGSIGFPEPEPTGIDHLEVGRTFIIDS, from the coding sequence ATGACGCAGCGGACCCGGCTGAACATATGCGACGGCACCGAACGGGACGATCGTTTCCCCCCCCCGTTGGGAGAGGGATACTTCCTGCCGGACGAGATCTCCTTTGAAACGGCGCTTGCCCAGAGTGCCGAGTTCGCGGCCATGCTTGGCTTCCATACCCTGGAAAACCGCACGGAGGGAAACTGGGCGGAACTGTTCATGAACGACGAAGCCGTTATCATGGCCCGACTCCTGAGCATCGACCTGAAAAAGATCGAGGCCGAGTTCATGACGCTCCTGCGGCGCAGCCCGGACTGCCTGAACCCGGCGCTCTACCTCTGCCGGTTGGCCTGGGATCTGGATCACTGGTTCCGGCGCCTGAACGACAGGGAAGGGGTGGCAGAACAGAGCCTCAGCCTCAGCATCGAGGCGGCGGTGCGCAACAGGCTGGCGGCAGAACTGCACGGTATCGGCGAAATTATCCGCCGCCTGGAACAGGGTGGAGAGCGGTATACGTCAGGATTCGCCCGTTTTCACCCCATCTGGGGGGTCGGGGCGTCCGGAGCAGGGATGTTTCCCAGGGCTCCCGTGAGAGGGGCGGAGAGCCCGGAGCAATGCAGAAGGTTCGTAACCTCGGCCTTCGACTCGTTCGCAAGCGGGCTCTCCTTCCTCCAGGCAGCCGCCCGGCATCACCTGGAGCGATCCCTGGGCAGCCGCCGCCACAACCCAGCCATGGCCCTGTTCATCGCCTTTCTGCACCTGATGGGAACGGCCCGCCAGAAAGCGAACGATTTCACCCGCAGGCACCTGGATTTCTATTACAACGACCTCCTCCGCTCCGCTTCCCGCGCCGCGGCCCCGGACCACGCCCACCTGCTCTTCCAGGCTTCCGGCCACAGCGGCGCCTTCATCCCCCGGGGAACCCCGTTTCCGGCCGGCAGGGACGACAAGGGGAACCAGGCCGTCTACCGTGCCGATAACGATCTTGCCGTGGTGGCTGCGCGGGTGACCTCCCTGCGCACGCTCTATTTCGAGCGGGACCCCCTGATTTCACCGGAACGCGAGCTGGGGTACGTGACCAGGATCCTGGCCGGAGATCCGCTGGGAGACGCTTCCGGCAGGCACGCGAACGGGCCGCCCCGGCACGTCTTCGGAGCTCCTGATGGGGAAATCGGCCCCCTGACGTCAGAGGAAGCCGAACTCGGCTTTGCCGTTGCATCGCCCCTGCTGCTCCTGGGAGAGGGACGGCGGGAGATCCGCGTCAGGATCCGTTTCAGCCGGGGGGGTGAAGGGCGAGACTCCGTCAGCGCGGTACTGCAACGGCTCCGGGAGGCTCGATGTCAATCCGAGTTCTGCGGCGCCTTCGGCGCACTGTTCGGCCAGTATCTGTTCGGCGGCGACGAACTGCTCAGCGGAGCCGACAAGCTGGAGATCATACGGCACGCGGCCTCCTTCATGCCCGGGGAGTCGGCAAATCTCGTGCGGGACCTCCTGAGCCAGGACCGGATTGACCTGTTCTTCCGGCTCACGGCACGGATCTTCACCGTCGATCTCACCGCGGAATCGGGGTGGCACGACGTACCGCGGCTGTTCGTCTCCCCCCTCACCGATCCCCCGGGGAAAACGGAGAGCGGCCTCGACTGCTCCTTCTGCCTGGACCACGACGCTCCCCCCATCGTCTCCTATGACCGGACACTCCACGGCGGCGGTTTCCAAACCGCTCTCCCCCTGGCGCGCTTCCGCATCCGCTCCACGGCCAATCTCTGCCCCTACTCCCTGCTCGTGGGGCACTGCATCAGGGACATCGCCATCGAAACACGGGTCAGCGGTGTCCGTGAGCTCATGGCGTACAATCAGCACGGCAGGCTGGACCCATCCCAGCCGTTCCTCCCCTTCGGTCCCTCCCCGGCGGTCAACTCCTACTTCGCCATCACCGCTCCTGAGCTGTCGGTAAAACCGCTGACCAGCCTGGAACTGAACCTGGAATGGTCAGACCTGCCGACGCTGGAGGGAGGGTTCCGGCTCCATTACCAGGGGTATGAGACGCGCTACGACAACGCCTCGTTCAAGGCGGAGATGTCGGTACTGAGGGATGGCCGGTGGAGACCCGACCGGCAGGAGACACGCAGCAGTACCGTGCTGTTCGACCATGCCGGTGAAGGCGAGCGTATTTCCCCCCGGAAAACCATTGCGGTGGATGTCATTCGCCACCTGAAGCCCACGGAATTCCGGCCGGGAACGACAGAGCCTCGCTTCGATCTGAAGGCGCGCAACGGCTTCGTGAAACTCACCCTGACAGAGCCGGAGGCAGCCTTCGGTCACCGGGAGCATCCGCTCGTCATGACACGGGTGCTGACGGAAAACGCCAGACGCAAACGGGTCAGGAAGACGCAGCCGCTTCCCGCTCCCCCCTACACACCGCAGATCTCCTCCCTTTCACTGGATTACACCGCGCGCAGCGTCATTCATCCCGGCGGCGAGGGAGCGCAGGAGTCTGCCGGGCTCGGCGAGAAGCTGTTTCACCTCCATCCCTTCGGCGTGGAGACCGTGTATCCGTCCGCCCCAAAAGCCGGGCTCAGCCTGCTGCCAAGTTACGGCGGAGACGGGAACCTGTTCATCGGTATCTCCGCCGAGCGGATCTCCGGCACCCTCACCCTGTTCTTCCAGATGAGGGAAGACTCGAACCATGCCGTTACCAGGCGAAGCTCCCCCCTCACCTGGCATGTCATGTCCTCCAACCGCTGGCATCCCCTGGAAAACGTCCGGGTCGTTTCCGACAGCACCGGCGGCTTCCAATCTTCCGGTATCATCACCCTGGACCTTCCGGAGGGGCTCACCAGCGAACAGTGCGTCATGCCGGACGGCCTGTTCTGGCTTCGCGTCAGCTCGGACGGAGCACCGGATTCCTTCTGCAGCCTGTATGCGGTACACACCAATGCCCTGAGGGTCACCCGACAGATGGATGGGGAAGAGGGAGCGACGGTGAGCGCCCCCCTGCCGGCCGGCAGCATCACCAGCCCCGGCATGTCCATCCCCGGACTGGGTGCGACACTCCAGCCGGCAGCCGGCTTCGGCGGCAGGGAGAGAGAAAACAGGACAGAGCAGGTCATCAGGCTCTCGGAGCGGCTGCGGCATAAAAACCGGGCCGTGCTCCCCTGGGATTACGAACGGCTGGTGCTGGAGCATTTCCCGGCCGTATTCAAGGTCAAATGCTTCGGCGCCCTGGGCAGCGAACGGGGATGGGCCCCCCATCCCGGCCGGGTGCTGGTGGTCGTGGTCCCCCGGGGGGAAAGCAGCGGCGATACCCCAAATCCGAGCCCGATGCTGAACGCGGCGGAGCTGAACCGGATCGGTGAGTTCCTGCGGCAACACTCCCCTCCCTTCGCGTCCATCGAGGTGCGCAACCCGGCCTATGAACGGATTCACGTCAGATGCTCCGTGAAACTGACGCCTGCGGCCGAAGCGCGCCGCGGCCACTACCTGAAGGAACTGAACCGGGCGATCACGGAGTACCTCTCCCCCTGGAGCGGAGTGGGGTGCCGGGCCCGCTTCGGCTGGCGCATCAGGCGGGAGGATATCGAGGCGTACCTGATGAAACAGGAGTACGTGGAATGCATTGCCGCATTCTCACTCCTGCGCACCAGCGAGGATGAACAACGTAACCACGGCCTGAGTGATACCGCCCGCCCGCCGCGGGGAGAAGGAGGATACCCGCTTCCCGGCGGAGATCCGGCAACCAGGGATCTGCTCGAACCGCTGCGGCCGTGGAGCCTGGCGATCCCCGCGGACCGCCACCTCGTCGAGACGATGGGTTCCATAGGCTTTCCGGAACCGGAGCCGACCGGGATCGACCACCTGGAAGTGGGGCGAACCTTTATCATCGACAGCTAG
- a CDS encoding class I SAM-dependent methyltransferase, whose translation MNLMEKATIIHFHRHRIRGFPGGSVGALGWRGEENQSRRFRVIAGAGDFSGRSILDLGCGHGDLVGYLSERFSGFAYVGIDMMAEFLEVALERHGQRPDTVFYRADFTRVELPRADYVFASGALGYRCDDPGFYREMIARMYAAAERALIFNMLDAEFFPEHELLTGHDRAEVVTFCHELSPRVELIRGYLEDDFTVCMYR comes from the coding sequence ATGAACCTGATGGAAAAGGCTACCATCATCCATTTTCACCGCCACCGGATACGCGGATTTCCGGGCGGCTCGGTCGGGGCGCTGGGCTGGCGCGGCGAAGAGAACCAGAGCAGGCGCTTCCGGGTCATAGCGGGCGCCGGAGATTTCAGCGGCCGCTCCATCCTGGATCTGGGGTGCGGCCATGGCGACCTGGTGGGCTACCTGTCGGAGCGGTTCAGCGGCTTCGCCTACGTCGGGATCGACATGATGGCCGAGTTCCTGGAAGTTGCGCTGGAGCGCCATGGCCAGCGGCCGGACACCGTCTTCTACCGGGCAGACTTCACCCGGGTGGAGCTCCCCAGGGCCGACTACGTCTTCGCCTCCGGAGCCCTGGGGTATCGCTGCGACGATCCCGGTTTTTACCGGGAGATGATCGCCAGGATGTACGCCGCGGCGGAGCGGGCGCTGATCTTCAACATGCTGGACGCGGAGTTCTTCCCGGAGCACGAGCTGTTGACCGGCCACGACCGGGCGGAAGTCGTCACCTTCTGCCATGAACTGTCGCCCAGGGTCGAGCTGATCCGGGGGTACCTGGAGGATGATTTTACGGTGTGCATGTACCGTTGA
- a CDS encoding PAAR domain-containing protein — protein sequence MPPAARITDMHTCPMQTPAFPSPIPHVGGPVSGPCVATVLIGKLPAAVMGDSCICVGPPDTIVKGSATVLISGKPAARIGDTTAHGGSIVMGCMTVIIGG from the coding sequence ATGCCGCCGGCTGCCAGAATCACCGACATGCATACCTGCCCCATGCAGACCCCGGCCTTCCCCTCCCCCATCCCCCACGTGGGGGGGCCGGTCAGCGGCCCCTGCGTGGCCACGGTGCTGATAGGGAAGCTTCCCGCGGCGGTGATGGGAGACAGCTGCATCTGCGTCGGTCCTCCGGACACAATCGTGAAGGGGTCGGCCACGGTGCTGATCAGCGGCAAACCGGCAGCCAGGATCGGCGACACCACCGCCCATGGCGGCAGCATCGTCATGGGATGCATGACCGTGATCATCGGCGGCTAG
- a CDS encoding GPW/gp25 family protein, which translates to MDSAHESGGFLGRGWGFPPEFQRHSCEVRMVAAEEDIRESLRILLSTIPGERLMHPEFGCGLNALMFEQMNESTVTALKDAIDRAVLFYEPRIILDGIDVDDGNIHDGVVLISLAYTVRSTNSRSNMVYPFYFLEGTDLRF; encoded by the coding sequence ATGGATTCTGCGCACGAGAGCGGCGGTTTTCTCGGCAGGGGCTGGGGGTTTCCACCGGAGTTTCAGCGCCATTCTTGCGAGGTCAGGATGGTGGCCGCCGAGGAGGATATCCGGGAGAGCCTGCGCATCCTGCTCTCCACCATTCCGGGTGAGCGGCTCATGCACCCGGAATTCGGCTGCGGCCTCAACGCCCTGATGTTCGAGCAGATGAACGAAAGCACGGTCACCGCCCTGAAGGACGCCATCGACCGGGCCGTACTCTTCTACGAGCCGCGCATCATCCTGGACGGCATCGACGTTGACGACGGGAACATCCACGACGGCGTCGTCCTCATCTCCCTCGCCTATACCGTGCGGTCAACCAACAGCAGGAGCAACATGGTCTATCCGTTCTATTTCCTTGAGGGAACGGATCTCAGGTTCTGA
- a CDS encoding ATP-binding protein, translated as MSAGEANALTLKREIDWFRALLETRITLYFQEPGGSGEIRHITPPSLEGDGSEYARTVTRFGLGFDERVILILALLPHTAPHELDTLFIRNRNLDRGFTEFGGWKGNSHGGFLPTCETAAFILAGDDLKKRFEIIRLFEADHVFTNQGILRIESSSGNEPLFSGALLITADYLSRFTTGSSHKPGFSSCFPARLITTPLAWSDLVLGPEVLEEILTLTAWLEHSRVIMEEWGLASVVKPGYRGLFYGPPGTGKTLTATLIGASAGVDVYRIDLSMVVSKYIGETEKNLASVFDQAQNRNWILFFDEADALFGRRTQTSSSNDRYANQEVSYLLQRVEDFPGMVILATNLKANIDEAFARRFQSSVYFPLPDAEQRLRLWRGVLGKGYPLGDDVDLPSLAEEHEIPGGAIANVARYGAIRALRRGDRAVTQEDLLKGISRELMKEGRTI; from the coding sequence ATGAGCGCCGGGGAGGCAAACGCCCTCACCCTGAAGAGAGAGATCGACTGGTTCCGCGCGCTGCTGGAGACACGCATCACCCTCTATTTCCAGGAGCCGGGGGGGAGCGGGGAGATCCGCCACATAACACCCCCCTCCCTGGAGGGGGACGGTTCCGAATACGCCCGGACCGTCACCCGCTTCGGCCTGGGGTTCGACGAACGGGTCATCCTGATCCTGGCGCTTTTGCCCCACACCGCTCCCCACGAACTCGACACCCTGTTCATCCGCAACAGGAACCTGGACCGGGGCTTCACCGAGTTCGGCGGCTGGAAAGGGAACAGCCACGGCGGCTTCCTTCCCACCTGCGAGACCGCGGCCTTCATCCTGGCCGGCGACGACCTGAAGAAACGCTTCGAGATCATCCGCCTCTTCGAGGCCGACCACGTCTTCACGAACCAGGGAATCCTGCGCATAGAGAGCAGTTCCGGCAACGAGCCGCTGTTCAGTGGGGCACTGCTCATCACCGCCGATTACCTGAGCCGCTTTACCACCGGGAGCAGTCACAAGCCCGGCTTCTCGTCCTGCTTCCCTGCCCGGCTCATCACCACTCCCCTCGCCTGGAGCGACCTGGTGCTGGGGCCGGAGGTGCTGGAGGAGATACTTACCCTGACCGCCTGGCTGGAGCATTCCCGGGTGATCATGGAGGAGTGGGGACTGGCAAGCGTGGTCAAGCCCGGGTACCGCGGCCTCTTCTACGGCCCCCCCGGGACCGGCAAGACCCTCACGGCGACCCTGATCGGCGCCTCCGCCGGCGTGGACGTCTACCGCATCGACCTCTCCATGGTTGTCTCAAAGTACATCGGCGAGACGGAAAAGAACCTGGCCTCGGTCTTCGACCAGGCCCAGAACAGGAACTGGATCCTCTTCTTCGACGAGGCGGACGCCCTGTTCGGCAGGCGCACCCAGACCTCCAGCTCCAACGACCGCTACGCCAACCAGGAGGTCTCCTACCTGCTCCAGCGGGTGGAGGATTTCCCCGGGATGGTGATCCTGGCCACCAATCTCAAGGCCAACATCGACGAGGCCTTTGCCCGCAGGTTCCAGAGTTCGGTCTACTTTCCCCTGCCCGACGCAGAGCAGCGCCTGCGGCTCTGGCGTGGTGTGCTGGGGAAGGGATATCCCCTGGGGGATGACGTGGATCTCCCCTCCCTGGCTGAGGAGCACGAGATACCGGGTGGCGCCATCGCCAACGTGGCCCGCTACGGCGCCATACGCGCCCTCAGGCGGGGCGACCGGGCGGTCACCCAGGAGGACCTGCTCAAGGGGATTTCGCGGGAACTGATGAAAGAGGGAAGGACGATCTAG